CCATCGCGGGGAAGGCCGGGAATTCGGGCGGGCGCATCCGCGCCACGCGCCCGCCTTCCTGGTCGATCAGGATCGGCAGCTTGTCGCGCCCGTGGAGCGAGCGCAGCTCGTCGGTCAGCGCGCGCACCTGCGCGGGGGTCTCGACGTTGCGCCCGAACAGGATGTAGCCCGCAGGGTTAGCGTCCTTGAAGAAGGTCTTTTCTTCGCGCGTGAGGGTGGGGCCCGACAGGCCGTAGATGACCGCTTGCATCAGTTGACGATGACGCAGGCCTCGCCCGCCGCGTCAAGCGCGTTACAGGCCGAGCGTGCCGTGCCTGCGTCCGCCGCCCGCGCGCGCAGGCGATAGACGGTGTTGCCGTTGACGGTGGCTTCCTGGATCACCTTGGTCAGCGCCGCCACCTCGGGGAAGCGCGAGGACAGGAGCGCCCAGCCGGTCTCCGCCTTGGCGCGGGTCGAATAGGCACCGAGCTGGACGAGCGGACCACTCGCCGCCGGGGTCGGGGTCGGCGCCGAGTCCGGCCGCGCGGGTGTCGGCGCCGGCGCTGGCGCGGGCTCTGGTTCGGGCGCGACCGCGATGCGGGGCGTGTCGTCGCGAAGTTTGGAGGTGTCGAGCTGCGCGTCGGGGTCTTCGCCAACACTGGTCGCATGGGCCGTGCCGCTGTCTTCCGACAGGTCGAGCCCGCCCGGATCGTCGGGGCGTGTCTTATAGGGTTCCTCGGGCGCCTCGATGAGCACCGGCGCGCCGCCCGCATCCTCGCGGCCGATCATGAAGGTGGTGACGCCCACCGCGGCGAGCCCGGCCACGACCAGTCCCGCGCCGACCGCGATCTTGGTCGCCGAAATCGCCTTGGGCGCTTCCTGGTCCTCGACCGCCTCGAGCCAGGGAAGCCGTTCTTCGTCCGACATCAACGCATCTCCTCGGCGGCCTCGACGCCCATGATGGCAAGGCCGTTCTTCAACACCTGCCCGATCCCGCGCGCCAGTTCCAGCCGCGCACGCGACAATTCAGGCTGGTCCTCGAGGAGGAAGCGCTTGCCCGGATCGTCGTTGCCGCGGTTCCACCCGGCGTGGAAGGCGGCGGCGAGGTCGTAGAGATAGAAAGCGATGCGATGGGGTTCATAGGCATCGGCGGCGAGCTTCACGACGCGCGGGAATTGCGCGGCTTGGCGGACGAGACCGCGTTCGACCTCGTCGAGCAGCGACAGGTCGGCCTCGCCCTTGTCCAGCCCCGCCTCGGCCGCCTTGCGTCCGAGGCTGGCGATGCGGGCATGGGCATATTGGACGTAGAAGACGGGGTTTTCCTTGGACGCCTCGGTGACCTTGGCGAAATCGAAATCCAAGGGCGCGTCGGCCTTGCGGGTGAGCATCATGAAGCGCACCACGTCCTTGCCGACTTCCTCGACCATCTCGGCGAGCGTGACGAAATTGCCCGAGCGCTTGGACATCTTCACCGGCTCGCCGTCGCGGAACAGGCGGACCATCTGGACGAGCTTGACGTCGAGCCCCTTGTCGCCGCCGGTGAGCGCGGTCACCGCAGACTGGATGCGCTTGACCGTCCCGGCATGATCGGCGCCCCAGATGTTGACGAGGTGATCGGCGTCCTGGCTCTTCTGATAATGGTAGGCGGCATCGGCGCCGAAATAGGTCCAGCTGCCGTCCGACTTCTTCATCGGGCGATCCTGATCGTCGCCGAACTGGGTCGAGCGGAACAGGGTCAGTTCGACGGGTTCCCAATCCTCGGGCGTCTCGCCCTTGGGCGCTTCGAGCACGCCTTCGTAGACGAGCCCCTTGGCGCGCAGCGTTTCCATCGCTTCGTCGACCTTGCCCGATGCCTGCAATTCGGCCTCCGAGGAGAAGAGATCGTGGTGGATGCCGAGCCGCGCGAGGTCGGCGCGGATCATGTCCATCATGCGCGCAACGACGAAGGGCTTGAAGACGGGAAGCCACTCGGCCTCGTCCTTGCCGACATAGCGTTCACCAAATTCGTCCTTGAGCGCCGCGCCGACGGGCACCAGATAGTCGCCCGGATAGAGCCCCTCGGGGATCGCGCCGACATCCTCGCCCAAGGCCTCGCGATACCTGAGGTGCGCCGAGCGAGCGAGCGTGTCGACCTGCGCGCCGGCATCGTTGACATAATATTCGCGCACCACCTTGTTGCCCGCCCATTCGAGGAGGCTGGAGAGCGCATCGCCGACCACCGCGCCGCGGCTGTGCCCCATGTGCATCGGGCCGGTCGGATTGGCGCTGACATATTCGACGTTGACGGTACGCGCTTCATCGCCCGCGGGCGCGCGGCCATAGTCGCCGCCTTGCGCGATGATGCTTTCCAGTTCCTCGTCCCACACGGCAGGATCGAGGCGCAGGTTGATGAAGCCCGGTCCGGCGATCTCGGCGGCGGTGACGCCTTCCAAGGCTTCGAGGCGCGGCGCGATCTCGCCGGCGAGCGCGCGCGGATTGGTGCCTGCGGGCTTGGCCAGCACCATCGCCGCATTGGTGGCAAGATCGCCATGCGAGGGGTCGCGCGGCGGTTCGACCGCGACCGCACGGGTGGCGATGCCTTCGGGCAGCACGCCCTCCTTCTGGAGGTCGGCGAGAATGGCGAGGAGCTTGTCCTGGAAACGGGCGTAGAGCGACATGAATGTTCAATCCGCGAGAAAGGGGAGTAGTTGCGCCCAGCCTCTAGCGCGCCCGCCCTGCGGATAAAAGCCCGCGCTTGGCGCTCAGTCGCGCTTGGGAGCGAAGACGAGGCGCCAGCGCCCCGCATCCTCGCCGGTGCTGACGATCTGCGCCACCGGGCGCGCCGGGGAAGCGGCGCGGTCGGCGAAGGCGAAATGCGAATGGTCGCCCTCATCGAGGCTCTCGATCAGCACATAGCCGGCGGCGCGATAGGCCGCCGCGATCTGGTGATGGCGCACGCCCGGACGGCGCGCGATGTCGATGGCGCGGTTGCGCAGGTGATAGCTGTTGGGCACCCCGCCGACGCGGGCGTTGTGCGCGGGGCTGCGATAGGTCGAGGTGACCACCCCCCATTGCGCGCCGATGGCGGCGGCCGCGCTCATGCTGAAGGCGGCGGCGGGCGCGATGATCGGTTGAGGGGCGGCGGTGAGGCTCGGCGCCGACAGGTTGGGCGGCGTGACGATGCGCATGCCCGAAGGCGGTTCGCCCTCGCCGTCCGCTGCCATTAGCGCCATGGCGGCCAACATCATCATCGACATGTCCCGCGACTCCCCGCTGTTGAGGGGCCATGGTATAACAGAAGTTAACATTTCGCGCCAAGGGGTAGGGGCGATTTTGTCCCGTTGCGGTACAGCCGCGCGCTAGGGCAGGCGGGCGAATTCCTCGGGTGTCGGGATGTCCTCGCCCGGACCTTCCGCCGCGCGGCGCGCCGCGTCGCGCACCCGCCAGTCGCGCTCGAACAGCCAATAGGCAAAGCCGACGCAGGCGCCATAGACCGGCCCCGGGTCGACCGCCCAATTGCCCGCCACGCCGAACGTGCCGCCCGCGAGCACCGCCATCAGCGCGATGCGCACCATCCAGCCCGCCAGCGCGCCCATGATCACGGCGGCGACCCAGACCCATTTTTCGCGCCATGCCGCGCCGACCGCATTGGCGGCGGGATAGCCGAACAGCGCGATGGCGAAGGCCGAGACGGGGACCAGCGCGGCGCTCAAGAGCACCAGCGGCGCGATAAAGGCGAGATCGATCCTCCCGCCCAGCGCCAGCGTGATCGCCGCCATGGCGAGGCTGCCCGCGAAGGTGCCGGTGATGGCGCCCATGACGACGGGTGCCTTGGGAATGAAGGGCCGCATCATGCGCGCGTCTCCCCCGCTGCCGCCGCCAGCGCGCGGATCTCGGCATTGTGATGCACGGTGACCCCGGAGCCCGGCCGACCGACCAGCTGCGCCATGGCCTGCGCCACCGTCTCGCCGTCGATGGCGCGGACCTTGTCCGGCACGAAGCGATTGACGAGGGGCGAGAGGAGGATGCCGAGCCGCTCCTTGAGGCGCCGTTCCTTGCCGCGCTCGCCGCGCAAGAGGCCGGGGCGCATGATGTCGACACGCTCGAACCCGAGGCTCGCCACATCGGCTTCCATCTGCCCCTTGATGACGAGATAGCGGCTCTTGCTGTCACGATCCGCCATGGAGGAGGAAACGACGATCAGCTGGCGCGCGCCCGCCGTCCTTGCAGCGCGCGCGAAATTGACCACCGCGTGGCGGTCGATGCGGTCGAAATCCTCCCAATTGCCGACCTTGGCCCAGGTCGTGCCGATGGTCGCCACCGCGACATCCACCGTCTCTTCCTCGAGCATGGCGGGCCAGCGCTCCATCGGCCCGACCTTCTCGCACCAGCCCGGCGCCTGCCCGAGGCTGGCGCGCCGCGCGAGGCTGAGCAGTTTCTGCCCCTTGAGCAACGGCGCAAGGTGCGAGCCGATGAGCCCGGTGGCGCCGATCAGCGCAATGCGTTGCGGGTCCGAAATGTCGTTCATCGGCTAGATATAGGGCGCGCCGCCGCCCGTACCAGCCTCAACCACCCGGCGCGATGATGCGAATGTCGCGCAGGTCCTGGATGAGATAATCGCATGCCGTCTGGCTGTTGCAATCGGCGAAGACATCGAGGCTGTAGTCAATCCCGTCGAGCGGGACATAGACATGGAGGAACCGCCCCTCGGGGCCATTCTCCAGCTTCTCCTCGATGCGGAAATGGGCGATGTGGCCGTCCACATATTCGCTGTAATTCTTGCAGAAGGGCGCCTCGGCCGCCCAGTGGCAGGTGGCGGGGTAGCTGCCGCCCGTGCCGAGATCGAGGCGGAATTTCACCTCGCTATTGTTCCAGCGCTCGACCTGGTTGGAATAATTGCCGTCGAGCGGTCGCTCCCAATAGCCGCGCGAATCGAACTCGAAGCGCCATCCGCCCGTGCTGTCGTCCTGCGAGGCGGCGGCAAGGGCGAAGGCGAGCGTGGACGCGAACATGGGTGATGGTCTCCGTGAGGTGAAGGAATGTGGCCACTCCTAAGATCGAGCGCCGCGATCGTCCCGCCCTCTTCGACCAACAGTCCTAAAATTTCGCTTCGAGGTCGACCGGCCCGACCCATTGTTCGTGCCGCGCGATGGCGAAGGGGTCGGTCATGCCGGCGATATAGTCGGTCATGCCGCGCAGGTGCGCCGTTTCGCCCTCGCCGCGCACCCATCCGGCGGGCAGGAGGTCGGGGCGCTCGATCAGCACCTGCGCAAGCCCGGTGACCACATTCTTGGCCCCGCGCCGGATCGGCTGGAGCGGGTCGCTGTCATAGAGGTTGGCGTAGAGATATTTCTTCAGCGCGCGTTCCTCGGCCGCCATCGCGGGGCTGAAGCCGACAAGCGTGCGCCCGGCGGCGCGCACTTCATCGACATTCCCGACCCCCGACGCCGTGATCCGTGCACGCGTTTCGGCGAGCACGTCGCCGACCATCGTGCCGATCATGTCGCGCACCAGCGCGGCGCGCTTGCGGTCGGGATCGAGCCCCGGATGCCGCGCCTCGATCGCGCGCCAGTGCCGCGCGACGATCGGCACCTCGAGCAGGGCTTGGAGGTCGAGGATCCCGGCGCGCAGGCCATCGTCCACGTCGTGATTGTCATAGGCAATGTCGTCGGCGATGGCGGCCAGCTGCGCCTCGAGACTGGCGTGGCTCGACAGCTCCAACCCATGGTCCACATCGACCTTGGCGAGCGCCCAGCCCGGCGCGCTCACCGGGCCGTTATGCTTGGCCAGCCCTTCGAGCGTCTCCCACGACAGGTTGAGCCCGTCATGGCCGGGATAGGGGCATTCGAGCAGCGTCAGGATGCGCAGGCTGTGGCCGTTGTGATCGAAGCCGCCGGCATGTGCGACGGCGGCCTCGAGCGCGTCCTCCCCGGCATGGCCGAAGGGCGGATGACCGAGGTCGTGAGCGAGGCACAGCGCTTCGGTGAGATCCTCGTTCAAACCCAGCGTACGCGCCATGGCGCGGCCGATCTGAGCGACCTCGAGGCTGTGGGTCAGGCGGACACGGTAATGATCGCCGTCGGGCGCGACGAACACCTGCGTCTTGTGGCGCAGGCGGCGAAAGGCGACCGAATGGATGATCCGGTCGCGGTCGCGCTGGAAGGCATCGCGGGGCCCACGCGGGCCGCGATCGTCCTCGTCATGCAATCGACCGCGGGACTGGTGGGGATCGCTCCTCAGGCGCGGGTCGAGCAAGACTTTCTTCTCCTAAAGCGGGTCGATGCGAAGCTGCGCGGGATCGCGCCGCCAAGCGTAGCTGTCGACCCCCTCGGCCTTGAGGGTGTTGACCAAGGCCTGCGCCTCGCTCCTGCCCGCGAACGGCCCGACGAGCAAGCGGTGAAAATCCACCCCGCGCGTCAGCAGCGGCTCATGGTCGGACAACGTGCCGAGCGCCTTGCGCTTCAGCCGGCGCCATTCGTAATCCATCGCCCCGCGATTGTCCGATCCCGCGAGCTGGACGAACCAGCTGCCCTCGACCCCGATGTCGGGCGCGGCGGGCGTGGGGCGCGGTGCCGGGCGCGCGGTCTCGACCTTGGGCGTGGGGGGCGGCGGTGCGTCATATTTGGGCTGTGGCGGTGGCGGCGGGGCGGCGGCCCGCACATTGCGCGTGTCGGCGGGAACCCGGCGGAGCGTCGCATCGAGGCCGGCAAGGCGGGGCGCGTCCTGCTGGGCTGCGGCGACCGTGGTCGTGTCGGGGGCCGACGTCGGCGCGGCCTGCGGCTGCGCGACGATCGGGCTCGGGGCGGGCGGCGGCGGGGGCAAAGACGCCTCCTCTTCCTCCTGCGCACGCGCGGTGCGGCGGGTCGTGGGACGAGCGCGGATGGCGCCGGGCGCGACCAGCCCGCTGCGCGTCGCATAACGATCGTCCTCGACGCGTACGACCTCGATCGGTCGGTCGTCCCGAGGACGGACTTGTTCACCTGGGGTCGAAGGGGTCCCGGCCACGTCGCGGCGAACCTCGGTTCGCGCTGTCGGCTCGACCCGCGCCTGGGACGGCGCGGCCGGGGGATTAGGGCGAGAGTCGGCGCTCGCCACGCGAACCGGTTCGGGGACACGGGCGGGTGGCGGCGCGGGCGTGGGCGTCGCGGCGGCCATCGCATTGCCTGTCGGGAACACGCCAAGATGCACGGCGGCGGCCTTTTGCGGCGCGGTCAGGCTCGGCAGGCGGCGCAGGAAGGGGTCGATCGCCGCGCCCGAGCCGGGCATCGCCGCCTCGATGGCGCGGCGGGCATTGTCGATATCGCCGGTGAGCGCGAGCACGAAGGCGCGCGCTCTCAATGCCGCCGGATCGCCGTCGGCAATGAGCGGGTTGAGGAGCGCCATGGCGGCGGTGCGATCCCCGCCCATGGCGAGGTTGAGCGCGAGACGCCGCCGCGCGTCATTGGCGCGCGGGCCTGCCATGGCGGCGCGATAGTCGGCCTCGGCCTCGCGCGTCTGGCCGAGCAGGTCGTGGGCCAGCCCGCGGCTCGCCCCCATCTGGACCGCGCTGCCGCCGCGCCCCTGCGCCGCCGCGAAATATTGCATCGCGAGCGCCGGGTCGTTCATCTGCACCGCGACCGCGCCCTGTCCCATCAAGACGCGGGGGTCGTCCGGGCTGACCTCGGCGGCGCGCCCGAAAAAGCCCGCCGCACTCGGCAGGTCGCCGATGGCCAGCGCCGCTTCGCCCGCGCCGACGAGCGCGGCAAGATCGCGCGGATTGCTGTCGAGTTGGGTCAGATGCCCGGTCAGCTCGTCGACGGGGCTGGCCTGCGCCGCCGCCAAGGCGGGCGCGGCGGTCCCGGCGAGCAGCAGCGCGAGCGCGGCGGTGAGGGCACGCGATGCGCGCCGTGATCTGGTGGGATGTTGTCGCATGGCCGCGTTCATGCCCTGCCCAAGCTGACTGATCGCTGTCCGCGAGCGTGCCATGCGACGATCCGTGCCGCCGAGGCGACGAGCGGCGCGCCGATGGCGGCTGCGCGGATTAGCTGTTCGACCGGTTGAGGAAGCCTGGAATGTCGAAGCTTTCCTTGCCGAAGCCCGGCTCGTCCTCGGCCTCGTCCTCGCCAGTCGCCTGGGCACCGCGCGCGATGTTGCTCATCCGCTCGAACAGCGTCCCGCCACCACCCGGCGGGGGCGTAGGTACCATTGTCTTCTTGGCCGCGCCCTTGGTCGCGAGCAGCGAAGGCATGGCGTCCACCGTTTCCTCATCCTCGGCAATCTCGTCCTCGAGCGGCGGCGCCACCGGGGGCGCGCCGACCGGGCCGGCGAGAATGTCGTCGGCTTCGAGCATCAGCGGATCATCGCCTTCGCTCTCGTCCTCGGCGACTTCCATCGCGTCGGTGAGGTCGAACGCATCGTCATCGGCGCTCGGCGCACTCGCGGAGGTCGCGGCGGTCGCATTGTCGATCGAAAAGCTCGCCTTGGGCGGGGTGACCGGCACGGCGGGCGCCGCGCCCGAACGCGCGCCGGGGAAGGTGAAGACGCTCGACGCGCTGGTCGAGGTGGTGGACGGAATGCCCTTCACATCCTCTTCGCCGTCGATGCCCGTGGCCACGACGCTGACGCGGATCTTGCCCTCGAGGTCGTCGTTGAAGGCCGAACCCCAGATGATATTGGCGTCCTCGTCGACCAGCTCCTTGATGTGGCTGGCGGCCTCGTCGACCTCCATCAGCTTCATGTCCATGCCGCCGGTGATCGAGATGATGACGCCCTTGGCGCCCTTCATGCTGACCCCGTCGAGGAGGGGATTGCTGATCGCCTTTTCGGCGGCCTCGATGGCGCGGTTCTCGCCCTCGGCCTCGCCGGTGCCCATCATCGCCTTGCCCATCTCGCTCATCACCGAACGCACGTCGGCGAAGTCGAGGTTGATGAGGCCGGGCATGACCATGAGGTCGGTGATGCCGCGCACGCCCTGCTGCAGCACCTCGTCGGCCATTTCGAAGGCCTCCTTGAAGGTGGTGTCGGGCGTGGCGAGGCGGAACAGATTCTGGTTGGGAATGACGATCAGCGTGTCGACATGCTGCTGCAGCTCGTCGATGCCGCTATCGGCACTGCGGCCGCGACGCGCACCCTCGAAGGCGAAGGGCTTGGTTACGACACCGACGGTCAGGATGCCTTTCGCGCGGGCCGCCTTGGCGATGACGGGGGCCGCGCCGGTACCGGTGCCGCCGCCCATGCCGGCAGCGACGAAGACCATGTGGCTACCTTCGAGCGCGCGCTCGATTTCCTCGATCGTTTCTTCGGCAGCGGCACGACCGATTTCGGGACGCGAGCCGGCGCCGAGACCCTGGGTGATCTTGAGACCGAGCTGGAGACGCGTGTCGGCGGCGCTGTTGTTCAATGCCTGCGCGTCGGTGTTGGCAACGAGGAAATCGACCCCCTGCACGTCCGCCGCCATCATGTTGGCGATGGCGTTGCCACCCGCGCCGCCCACGCCGACCACGCTGATGCGCGGGCGCAGTTCGTCGACCTCTGGCCGCTGGAAATCGATGCTCATGCTGGGTGCCTCCCCCTTGTCTCGCCAATCGTGCGGATCGCCAACCTACTGATCCGTAGAGCGGAATCTTTGCACATCGCGAGTCGCGACCAAAGCGAAAACTGCTCGAGAACGGCAATTAGTGAAGAAATGATTCAGTATGGGACGATTAATCGAGTCCCTGATTCAAATCGGGACGCCTCAACCGCCTTTCAGCGCCCCCAGCAGCCGGTCGATGAGCCCGCCGCGCCGCCGCCGCCGCGTCGGCACCGCGATATCGTCCGACCCTTCGCCCTGTTCGGCGGCGAGCAGGAGCAGGCCGACGAGGCTGGAGAAAGCCGGGCCGCGCTGCGCCTCGGGCAGGCCGCGCACGCGCTTCGGGCGCCCGATCCGCACGCGGTGACCGAGCACGCCCTGAAGATAGTCGTCGATATTCTTGAGTTCGGCGCCGCCACCTGTGAGCACCACCTGCCGTTTCACCGGCCCGCCGAAGCCGAGACTCTTCAAGGCATTGTCGATCTCGCCCGCCAGTTCCTCGAGGCGCTGGCGGATGACGGTGATGAGCTGCGCCTGGCTGATCCGCGCGGGCTCGCCATCCTCGCCGATCTGGGCGTCGATCATCTCGTGATTGTCCGACGGCGAGAGGTTGGCCGAGCCATAGCGGCATTTCATCCGCTCGGCATCGCGGCGCGACACGCCGAAGGCCATGGCGATATCCTCGCTGATATCGCGCGCGCCAACCGGCAGCGTGCGCATCGCCACCAACATCCCGCCGACATGCAGTGACACGCTGGTCATGTCCGCGCCGAGTTCGACCAGCGCCACGCCGAGGTCGCGCTCGTCCTTGGTGAGGCACGCGCGCGCCGATGCCAGCGGGGCGGCGATGATTGCGCCGACGCCAAGGTGGGCGGAGCGGATGACGTAATCGAGATTTTTGAAGGGGGCCATGTCGGCGGCGATGACATGGATGTCGACGCCGAGGCGCTCGGCATGGAGCCCGCGCGGGTTCTTCACCCCCTCGACCCCGTCGAGCGTATAGAGCGCGGGCTGGGCATGAAGCACGACCTGGCCCTCGCGATCGAGGCTGCCGCGCCCGGCATCGAGCAGCGCGGCGATATCGCCCTCCTCGACCTGCTGGCCGCCCAGTTCGACTTCGACGGTGGCGACGTCGCTGGTCAGCCCGCCGGCGGCGAACCCCGCCCACACCTCGTCGATCGCCAGCGCATTCTTTCGCTCGGCCTGATCCATCGTCTCGCGCACCACCGTCTCGGCGGCGTCCATGTCGACGATGGCGCCGCGCTTGATGCCGCGGCCCTGGTGCTGGCCCGAGCCGACCACTTCCAATTGCCCGTCCTCGCCGACGCGGGCGATCAATGTCGCCACCTTGGACGAGCCGATATCGAGCGCGGCGATGAGATTGTCGCTGGAAACCGCCATCAGTCGACCCTCCGTGCATCGCTGGCGGCGGCGGCGGCTTCCTCGCGCGCCTCGACGAATTCGGGGCTGCGCGCCACCGCCTTGCCGGGCAGGCGGAGGTCGTAGCGCTCGACCCCGACGCCGAGCAGCGCGGCCTTGGCGTCAAGCGCCATGAATTTTTCCAGCGCCTCGCCCGCGGCGCGCTCGCCCTCGGGCAAAGCGAGGATCTCGCCCGTCTGGACGTTGAGGTCCCAGCGTCGCCCCGACACCCAGCGCGCCGAGGCGAGCTGCGGCTTCAAGGCGGGGACGCGCGCCATGAGCCGCTCCAGTTGAGCAAGTTCGCGATTGGCGCCGGCGCCGATGAGCAGCGGAAGGTCGGGCATTTCGGCGACAGGCACGCGTTCGAGCACGACGCCTTCGGCATCGACGAGGAATAGGCGATCCTCGCCCTGC
The nucleotide sequence above comes from Sphingomicrobium arenosum. Encoded proteins:
- a CDS encoding SPOR domain-containing protein — encoded protein: MRQHPTRSRRASRALTAALALLLAGTAAPALAAAQASPVDELTGHLTQLDSNPRDLAALVGAGEAALAIGDLPSAAGFFGRAAEVSPDDPRVLMGQGAVAVQMNDPALAMQYFAAAQGRGGSAVQMGASRGLAHDLLGQTREAEADYRAAMAGPRANDARRRLALNLAMGGDRTAAMALLNPLIADGDPAALRARAFVLALTGDIDNARRAIEAAMPGSGAAIDPFLRRLPSLTAPQKAAAVHLGVFPTGNAMAAATPTPAPPPARVPEPVRVASADSRPNPPAAPSQARVEPTARTEVRRDVAGTPSTPGEQVRPRDDRPIEVVRVEDDRYATRSGLVAPGAIRARPTTRRTARAQEEEEASLPPPPPAPSPIVAQPQAAPTSAPDTTTVAAAQQDAPRLAGLDATLRRVPADTRNVRAAAPPPPPQPKYDAPPPPTPKVETARPAPRPTPAAPDIGVEGSWFVQLAGSDNRGAMDYEWRRLKRKALGTLSDHEPLLTRGVDFHRLLVGPFAGRSEAQALVNTLKAEGVDSYAWRRDPAQLRIDPL
- a CDS encoding SPOR domain-containing protein; the encoded protein is MSDEERLPWLEAVEDQEAPKAISATKIAVGAGLVVAGLAAVGVTTFMIGREDAGGAPVLIEAPEEPYKTRPDDPGGLDLSEDSGTAHATSVGEDPDAQLDTSKLRDDTPRIAVAPEPEPAPAPAPTPARPDSAPTPTPAASGPLVQLGAYSTRAKAETGWALLSSRFPEVAALTKVIQEATVNGNTVYRLRARAADAGTARSACNALDAAGEACVIVN
- the ftsZ gene encoding cell division protein FtsZ, with product MSIDFQRPEVDELRPRISVVGVGGAGGNAIANMMAADVQGVDFLVANTDAQALNNSAADTRLQLGLKITQGLGAGSRPEIGRAAAEETIEEIERALEGSHMVFVAAGMGGGTGTGAAPVIAKAARAKGILTVGVVTKPFAFEGARRGRSADSGIDELQQHVDTLIVIPNQNLFRLATPDTTFKEAFEMADEVLQQGVRGITDLMVMPGLINLDFADVRSVMSEMGKAMMGTGEAEGENRAIEAAEKAISNPLLDGVSMKGAKGVIISITGGMDMKLMEVDEAASHIKELVDEDANIIWGSAFNDDLEGKIRVSVVATGIDGEEDVKGIPSTTSTSASSVFTFPGARSGAAPAVPVTPPKASFSIDNATAATSASAPSADDDAFDLTDAMEVAEDESEGDDPLMLEADDILAGPVGAPPVAPPLEDEIAEDEETVDAMPSLLATKGAAKKTMVPTPPPGGGGTLFERMSNIARGAQATGEDEAEDEPGFGKESFDIPGFLNRSNS
- the ftsA gene encoding cell division protein FtsA — protein: MAVSSDNLIAALDIGSSKVATLIARVGEDGQLEVVGSGQHQGRGIKRGAIVDMDAAETVVRETMDQAERKNALAIDEVWAGFAAGGLTSDVATVEVELGGQQVEEGDIAALLDAGRGSLDREGQVVLHAQPALYTLDGVEGVKNPRGLHAERLGVDIHVIAADMAPFKNLDYVIRSAHLGVGAIIAAPLASARACLTKDERDLGVALVELGADMTSVSLHVGGMLVAMRTLPVGARDISEDIAMAFGVSRRDAERMKCRYGSANLSPSDNHEMIDAQIGEDGEPARISQAQLITVIRQRLEELAGEIDNALKSLGFGGPVKRQVVLTGGGAELKNIDDYLQGVLGHRVRIGRPKRVRGLPEAQRGPAFSSLVGLLLLAAEQGEGSDDIAVPTRRRRRGGLIDRLLGALKGG
- a CDS encoding NAD-dependent epimerase/dehydratase family protein, with protein sequence MNDISDPQRIALIGATGLIGSHLAPLLKGQKLLSLARRASLGQAPGWCEKVGPMERWPAMLEEETVDVAVATIGTTWAKVGNWEDFDRIDRHAVVNFARAARTAGARQLIVVSSSMADRDSKSRYLVIKGQMEADVASLGFERVDIMRPGLLRGERGKERRLKERLGILLSPLVNRFVPDKVRAIDGETVAQAMAQLVGRPGSGVTVHHNAEIRALAAAAGETRA
- a CDS encoding deoxyguanosinetriphosphate triphosphohydrolase: MLDPRLRSDPHQSRGRLHDEDDRGPRGPRDAFQRDRDRIIHSVAFRRLRHKTQVFVAPDGDHYRVRLTHSLEVAQIGRAMARTLGLNEDLTEALCLAHDLGHPPFGHAGEDALEAAVAHAGGFDHNGHSLRILTLLECPYPGHDGLNLSWETLEGLAKHNGPVSAPGWALAKVDVDHGLELSSHASLEAQLAAIADDIAYDNHDVDDGLRAGILDLQALLEVPIVARHWRAIEARHPGLDPDRKRAALVRDMIGTMVGDVLAETRARITASGVGNVDEVRAAGRTLVGFSPAMAAEERALKKYLYANLYDSDPLQPIRRGAKNVVTGLAQVLIERPDLLPAGWVRGEGETAHLRGMTDYIAGMTDPFAIARHEQWVGPVDLEAKF
- a CDS encoding D-Ala-D-Ala carboxypeptidase family metallohydrolase, translated to MSMMMLAAMALMAADGEGEPPSGMRIVTPPNLSAPSLTAAPQPIIAPAAAFSMSAAAAIGAQWGVVTSTYRSPAHNARVGGVPNSYHLRNRAIDIARRPGVRHHQIAAAYRAAGYVLIESLDEGDHSHFAFADRAASPARPVAQIVSTGEDAGRWRLVFAPKRD
- a CDS encoding cell division protein FtsQ/DivIB — its product is MARGGTPKKRKSAPTPKRRTVQATPGAERLLRIVMVGAAMVAAVVALAALGVHQMIGRAMGEGMGRMGLEVSRIDIKGIEQMDSDAVYQIALEEHARALPLVDVADLRAELLEFPYVKDARVSRRYPDTLVIDMVERQPAALWQGEDRLFLVDAEGVVLERVPVAEMPDLPLLIGAGANRELAQLERLMARVPALKPQLASARWVSGRRWDLNVQTGEILALPEGERAAGEALEKFMALDAKAALLGVGVERYDLRLPGKAVARSPEFVEAREEAAAAASDARRVD
- the argS gene encoding arginine--tRNA ligase; the encoded protein is MSLYARFQDKLLAILADLQKEGVLPEGIATRAVAVEPPRDPSHGDLATNAAMVLAKPAGTNPRALAGEIAPRLEALEGVTAAEIAGPGFINLRLDPAVWDEELESIIAQGGDYGRAPAGDEARTVNVEYVSANPTGPMHMGHSRGAVVGDALSSLLEWAGNKVVREYYVNDAGAQVDTLARSAHLRYREALGEDVGAIPEGLYPGDYLVPVGAALKDEFGERYVGKDEAEWLPVFKPFVVARMMDMIRADLARLGIHHDLFSSEAELQASGKVDEAMETLRAKGLVYEGVLEAPKGETPEDWEPVELTLFRSTQFGDDQDRPMKKSDGSWTYFGADAAYHYQKSQDADHLVNIWGADHAGTVKRIQSAVTALTGGDKGLDVKLVQMVRLFRDGEPVKMSKRSGNFVTLAEMVEEVGKDVVRFMMLTRKADAPLDFDFAKVTEASKENPVFYVQYAHARIASLGRKAAEAGLDKGEADLSLLDEVERGLVRQAAQFPRVVKLAADAYEPHRIAFYLYDLAAAFHAGWNRGNDDPGKRFLLEDQPELSRARLELARGIGQVLKNGLAIMGVEAAEEMR